The Nitrospirota bacterium genome has a segment encoding these proteins:
- a CDS encoding sigma-54 dependent transcriptional regulator, producing MPDQALDSVTSRQKAKTFTILLVEDSASDTELLLNAIEEADLKAIKGDIDFEVRSSAEGALQALAERPIDLVLTDMMLPGIDGLDLVAKIQEIDRNLPVLVVTRVNEVPAAVDALRRGAYDYVLKPVNPDDLGMRLHRAIRISEILRRNTLYERVMQQELTENGLVGVSEAHRQILSRVREAVQGRAPVLIVGETGTGKGLIARMIHAESEERDKPYQVIDCTTLPEGMAESELFGHVRGAFTGAIADKPGLIELANGGTAFLDEIGDLPLPLQAKLLRVLEDNEVRPVGGTRIKRVDMRFIAATNQDLEEKIKTGAFRKDLFYRLAGIVIRVPPLRERPEDIPVIARHLVGQFGRELGKPDCALEPAALTELSTYSWPGNVRELRNVVERAVMLASGDRIGRSDVKVLLPESRKAQSAMDFSGYVSDTYEQGRKKILAEFTNAFLKAKLALYAGNVGKAAEHSGMTRQHFSFLMKRFLD from the coding sequence ATGCCTGACCAGGCACTGGACTCCGTCACCAGTCGCCAAAAGGCGAAGACGTTTACGATCTTGCTCGTCGAGGACAGCGCCTCGGACACGGAATTGCTGCTGAACGCGATCGAGGAGGCCGATCTGAAGGCTATCAAGGGCGACATTGACTTCGAGGTGCGGTCGAGCGCCGAGGGAGCCCTACAGGCCTTGGCCGAGCGGCCGATCGATCTGGTCCTGACCGACATGATGCTGCCCGGGATAGACGGGCTGGACCTGGTCGCCAAGATTCAGGAGATCGACCGCAACTTGCCGGTCTTGGTCGTGACCCGCGTCAACGAAGTGCCGGCCGCTGTGGATGCGCTCCGACGCGGGGCGTACGATTACGTCTTGAAGCCGGTCAACCCCGATGACCTGGGTATGCGCCTGCACCGGGCCATCCGGATCTCGGAAATCCTTCGCCGCAATACCCTCTACGAGCGGGTGATGCAGCAGGAGTTGACCGAAAATGGATTGGTCGGGGTGAGCGAGGCCCATCGGCAAATCTTGAGCCGGGTGCGGGAGGCCGTGCAGGGCCGCGCCCCGGTGCTGATCGTCGGAGAGACAGGCACCGGGAAAGGGCTGATCGCCCGGATGATCCACGCCGAGAGCGAGGAACGGGACAAGCCGTACCAGGTGATTGATTGCACGACGTTACCGGAAGGAATGGCGGAGAGCGAGCTGTTCGGGCACGTGCGCGGAGCCTTCACCGGCGCGATCGCGGACAAGCCGGGGCTCATCGAATTGGCCAACGGAGGCACGGCTTTCCTGGACGAAATCGGGGATTTGCCGCTGCCCTTGCAGGCCAAGCTGTTGCGGGTCCTGGAGGACAACGAGGTGCGCCCGGTCGGAGGGACCAGGATCAAGCGGGTGGACATGCGGTTCATTGCGGCGACCAATCAGGACCTCGAAGAGAAGATCAAGACCGGCGCGTTCCGCAAGGACCTCTTCTACCGGCTCGCGGGCATCGTGATTCGGGTCCCGCCGCTGCGGGAGCGTCCCGAAGATATCCCGGTCATTGCCCGCCATCTCGTGGGCCAATTCGGACGGGAATTGGGGAAGCCCGACTGCGCGCTGGAACCAGCCGCCTTGACGGAGCTCTCCACCTATTCCTGGCCTGGCAACGTCCGCGAGCTGCGCAACGTCGTCGAACGAGCCGTGATGCTGGCGTCTGGAGATCGAATTGGCCGCTCCGATGTCAAGGTTCTCCTTCCTGAGTCCAGGAAGGCCCAGAGCGCAATGGATTTTTCGGGTTACGTCTCGGACACCTATGAGCAGGGGAGGAAGAAGATCCTGGCCGAGTTCACCAACGCCTTCCTGAAAGCCAAGCTGGCGCTATACGCCGGCAACGTGGGCAAGGCGGCTGAGCATAGCGGGATGACCCGCCAGCACTTCTCCTTCCTGATGAAGCGGTTTCTCGACTGA